In the genome of Pseudobdellovibrionaceae bacterium, one region contains:
- a CDS encoding amino acid permease, translating into MTLSKKLFGTFEGVFIPSILTILGIIMYLRMGWIVANAGLMGTLIIISISSLITFLTALSVSSMATNMKVKGGGIYYVISRSFGIEIGAAIGLPLFLSQVIGITFYLAGFSESLKYIFPNASTTLIALVSLISLTALTFYSTDLAMKAQVFIFITIILSLISLFFGQPLTETSTSLPLNFTPASYLAVFALFFPAVTGISTGLSMSGDLKNPSKSIPSGTIAAVIVGYIIYVAVAFALYHLASPHLLNTNSLIVTKVARFAPIIFLGIWMASLSSALGSLLAAPRTLKALAEDNILPKFLGKEFGQAKSPHVATFISVLLAGGALFLGGIDIIAPILSMFFLTSYGALNLAAGLESFMKNPSWRPQFKTHWSLSFLGAGLCFSAMFLIHAPSTLLAFISCFLIYLVTQFRQIDSSWSDMRQGLFIMTARFALQKIASYKKEAKNWRPHILFTPTLGDNFSDNLTSLIYMKHLTQNRSFISSIFLEKAQIAGINFSEEQEELSSHSIATYDIHYIKKELFKNKINSFVKIHKYTNYTQANIELIREYSIGPIEMNSLALNFPKTDDEKQLQSFLDLLDEAKKQKKNILIFNFHNAEKVKKIELLFNGKKRSLCKNTKDFLLVLAHMLSISLRSNVFCLTDSDSDSEELKKELKAKRLNFKTVNNQNTSAQQAFSSIFQKIKGKEQCLQILNIATKDDFQTSEEYLNYWKNLVQQYSKCGTTDSKSYQHQIFAMPNEEICFNDVLN; encoded by the coding sequence GTGACTTTAAGTAAAAAACTATTTGGCACATTTGAAGGGGTTTTTATTCCTAGTATTTTAACAATACTGGGAATCATTATGTACTTGCGCATGGGGTGGATAGTAGCTAATGCAGGGCTGATGGGTACCTTAATTATTATTAGCATCTCTTCTCTTATTACTTTTTTAACAGCACTTTCTGTTTCTAGCATGGCCACCAATATGAAAGTAAAAGGTGGAGGAATATATTATGTAATTTCTAGATCTTTTGGAATAGAAATTGGTGCAGCCATTGGGCTTCCCTTATTTTTATCACAAGTCATTGGTATTACTTTTTATTTAGCGGGTTTTTCGGAATCCTTAAAATACATTTTTCCCAATGCCTCCACCACACTAATTGCTTTGGTTAGCTTAATCAGCCTAACGGCTTTAACTTTTTACTCTACTGACCTAGCTATGAAAGCACAGGTTTTTATTTTTATTACCATTATTCTTTCTTTAATTTCTTTATTTTTTGGACAACCCCTAACAGAAACTAGCACAAGCTTACCTCTAAACTTTACTCCCGCTTCTTATTTAGCCGTTTTTGCATTATTTTTTCCTGCGGTTACAGGAATTAGCACCGGCTTATCTATGTCGGGTGATTTAAAAAATCCATCTAAGTCCATTCCTTCTGGAACCATCGCTGCCGTTATTGTTGGTTACATTATTTATGTCGCCGTAGCTTTTGCTTTGTATCATTTGGCTTCCCCTCATTTACTAAATACAAACTCTTTAATAGTTACTAAAGTGGCTCGCTTTGCACCAATTATTTTTTTAGGAATTTGGATGGCTAGCCTATCTAGCGCCCTAGGCTCTCTTTTGGCCGCACCTCGAACTCTGAAAGCTTTAGCTGAAGATAATATTTTACCAAAATTTTTAGGAAAAGAATTTGGTCAAGCTAAATCCCCTCATGTTGCCACCTTTATTAGTGTTTTGCTTGCGGGAGGGGCTTTGTTTTTGGGAGGTATTGATATTATTGCCCCCATACTATCTATGTTTTTTTTAACCTCCTATGGTGCTTTAAATTTAGCCGCTGGATTAGAAAGTTTTATGAAAAACCCCTCTTGGAGACCGCAATTTAAAACCCATTGGAGTTTAAGTTTTTTAGGAGCAGGCCTTTGCTTTTCTGCCATGTTTTTAATACACGCCCCCTCAACCCTATTGGCTTTTATTTCTTGTTTTCTTATTTACCTAGTGACTCAATTTCGTCAAATAGATTCTTCTTGGTCAGACATGCGACAAGGTCTTTTTATTATGACCGCTCGATTTGCTTTGCAAAAAATTGCTTCTTATAAAAAAGAAGCAAAAAATTGGAGACCACATATTTTATTTACTCCCACTTTAGGCGATAATTTTTCTGATAATTTAACTAGCTTAATTTATATGAAACACTTAACCCAAAACCGCAGTTTTATTAGTAGTATTTTTTTAGAAAAAGCACAAATAGCAGGCATTAACTTTTCAGAAGAACAAGAGGAGCTAAGTTCGCATTCGATTGCTACCTATGATATTCACTATATAAAAAAGGAACTTTTTAAAAATAAAATTAATAGCTTTGTAAAAATACACAAATACACAAACTACACACAAGCCAATATTGAACTTATACGAGAGTACAGCATTGGCCCCATAGAAATGAACAGCCTAGCATTAAATTTTCCAAAAACGGATGACGAAAAACAATTGCAATCTTTTTTAGATTTACTAGATGAAGCCAAAAAACAAAAAAAGAATATTTTAATATTTAATTTTCATAATGCAGAAAAAGTAAAAAAAATTGAGCTTCTTTTTAATGGAAAAAAAAGAAGCTTATGTAAAAACACAAAAGATTTTTTATTAGTTCTTGCTCATATGCTTAGTATTTCTTTAAGAAGCAATGTGTTTTGCTTAACCGATAGCGACAGCGATAGTGAGGAGCTAAAAAAAGAATTAAAAGCAAAGCGGCTAAACTTTAAAACAGTAAATAATCAAAACACTAGCGCCCAACAAGCCTTTAGCTCTATTTTTCAAAAAATTAAAGGGAAGGAGCAATGTTTACAAATATTAAACATTGCTACTAAAGACGATTTTCAAACTTCTGAAGAGTATCTAAATTATTGGAAAAACTTAGTGCAACAATATTCTAAATGCGGTACTACAGATAGTAAAAGCTACCAACACCAAATCTTTGCAATGCCTAACGAAGAAATTTGTTTTAACGATGTTTTAAATTAA
- a CDS encoding thiolase family protein, whose product MKEVVLVAGLRSPFSKAGTDFKAFHAADMGAQVLKELLLQTNLSADKIDEVIIGNVGNPSDAANISRVVALKAGLPQSVSAYTVHRNCASALESASTAFDKIRSGSADIIIAGGVENMSQYPLLFTQRFSNIFGEFAFAKSLMKKLKALKKLKLKDLAPRISVLEGLTDPFVGLSMGQTAEVLAKEFSITREEQDNFALKSHQNAVKATEKLSKEILPLFIPPKLNKVLEKDNGPRESQSIESLKKLRPYFDRKYGSVTVGNACPLTDGAAMLLLMSKEKAQELGLKPLAYVRSYAYAGCDPSRMGLGPVYATAKLLAKQNISLQDIDLVELNEAFAAQVLACQKAFASEEFCKKELGLKKPMGSIDPSKLNVNGGAIAIGHPVGATGSRLILTLAKEMQRQEARWGLATLCIGGGQGGSLLLEKIDF is encoded by the coding sequence ATGAAAGAAGTGGTTTTAGTAGCTGGTTTAAGAAGTCCTTTTTCTAAGGCAGGCACAGATTTTAAAGCCTTTCATGCAGCCGATATGGGGGCACAAGTGCTAAAAGAACTTTTATTACAAACTAATCTGTCTGCTGATAAAATTGATGAAGTAATTATTGGTAATGTGGGCAACCCTTCTGACGCGGCTAATATTTCTAGAGTAGTGGCGTTAAAGGCAGGGCTTCCTCAAAGCGTTTCGGCTTACACCGTCCATAGAAATTGTGCTTCGGCTTTAGAAAGTGCCTCTACCGCTTTTGATAAAATTCGCTCGGGCTCTGCAGATATCATTATTGCTGGAGGGGTAGAAAATATGTCGCAATACCCTTTACTATTTACGCAAAGGTTTAGTAATATTTTTGGAGAGTTTGCTTTTGCCAAAAGTTTAATGAAAAAACTAAAAGCTTTAAAAAAATTAAAACTAAAAGACCTAGCACCTAGAATTTCTGTGCTAGAAGGTTTAACCGACCCCTTTGTTGGTTTAAGCATGGGGCAAACCGCAGAGGTGTTGGCTAAAGAATTTTCCATCACACGAGAAGAGCAAGACAATTTTGCGCTAAAGAGTCATCAAAATGCAGTGAAGGCAACCGAAAAATTATCTAAAGAAATTCTGCCTTTGTTTATTCCTCCTAAATTAAATAAAGTTTTAGAAAAAGATAATGGCCCAAGAGAAAGCCAAAGCATAGAAAGTTTAAAAAAACTAAGACCTTACTTTGATAGAAAGTATGGAAGCGTGACTGTGGGTAATGCTTGTCCATTAACAGACGGTGCTGCGATGTTGCTTTTAATGAGCAAAGAAAAAGCACAAGAGTTAGGATTAAAACCTTTAGCTTATGTTCGCTCTTATGCTTATGCGGGCTGTGACCCTAGCCGCATGGGGTTAGGGCCTGTTTATGCCACAGCCAAGTTACTAGCAAAACAAAATATCTCTTTACAAGATATAGATTTAGTAGAACTTAACGAAGCCTTTGCGGCTCAAGTTTTAGCTTGTCAAAAAGCTTTTGCAAGCGAAGAATTTTGTAAAAAAGAATTGGGTTTAAAAAAACCTATGGGAAGTATTGACCCTAGTAAATTAAATGTAAATGGAGGGGCGATTGCCATTGGTCACCCTGTGGGGGCTACGGGTTCGCGTTTAATTTTAACTTTAGCTAAAGAAATGCAAAGACAAGAGGCTCGATGGGGATTGGCCACTTTGTGTATAGGTGGTGGACAAGGTGGTTCTTTGTTATTAGAAAAAATAGATTTTTAA
- a CDS encoding NADP-dependent malic enzyme, with translation MSKELYKAALKYHQLPKPGKLSVQASKPCNTKYELSLAYSPGVAAPCQEIYKNPQEVFNYTNKGNLVAVVTNGTAVLGLGNIGPAASKPVMEGKAVLFKHFAGIDVFDLEVQSNSVDDFVNTVKSLEPSFGGINLEDLKAPECFEIEEKLKEQMNIPVFHDDQHGTAIISTAALINACEIQKKSLSKIKVVFNGAGAAALSCAMLFTKVGVKKENIIFCDSTGVIYKGRKENMNTYKERWACSAKARNLKEALKGADVFCGLSVAGAIGAEEIKSMAKKPIVFALANPDPEILPDLAKKACPDIIVATGRSDFPNQVNNVLGFPFIFRGALDTHSTHINTEMKLAAVYALSNLAKQNVPDSVSLAYNNAKFLFGPEYIIPTPFDERVLTSVTPAVAKAAMDSGVARKNIADFEQYTESLTKLQGLKQGFIRTAINRIKNHNIIHKEKPIKIIFAEGECKRILKALNTLALDKICEPTLIGNFDKIQALIKEESLQNLDGVSIISPKDSPNFENYIKKLYETRQRKGISHAEATRLMTNPYYFSAMALHSGDFDTLISGAKQNYADCLKPILQIIGSREKQTVAGLNILLLDDKMFFLTDTTVNIEPSSEQLAQIAIQTSIVAKYYGLTPRIAMLSYSNFSGNTPLAKKMKEATQLVKQNKPNLIIDGEMQGDTAVNTDILNNIFSFSDLKEPANILLFPNLAASNISYKLLKNLGGLEVLGPFLTGIKKPANILQRGASVDDIIGSITLSVKAARIYQNPKKHKLTYNSGH, from the coding sequence ATGTCGAAAGAATTGTATAAAGCAGCCCTCAAATATCACCAATTACCTAAGCCAGGCAAACTGAGTGTTCAAGCCTCTAAGCCCTGCAATACCAAGTACGAATTATCCTTAGCTTACTCCCCTGGAGTGGCGGCCCCTTGCCAAGAAATTTACAAAAACCCTCAAGAAGTTTTTAACTATACCAACAAAGGCAACTTGGTAGCTGTAGTTACTAATGGAACTGCTGTTTTGGGCTTAGGCAATATTGGGCCTGCAGCCTCTAAGCCGGTTATGGAAGGCAAGGCCGTATTGTTTAAACACTTTGCAGGAATTGATGTCTTTGACTTAGAAGTACAGTCTAACTCTGTAGATGATTTTGTAAACACGGTAAAATCTTTAGAGCCCAGCTTTGGAGGAATTAATCTAGAAGATTTAAAAGCTCCAGAGTGTTTTGAAATTGAAGAAAAATTAAAAGAACAAATGAACATTCCTGTATTTCATGATGATCAACATGGAACTGCTATTATTAGTACTGCAGCTTTAATCAATGCTTGTGAAATTCAAAAAAAATCATTGTCAAAAATTAAAGTGGTTTTTAATGGAGCTGGTGCAGCGGCTCTATCTTGCGCAATGCTATTTACAAAAGTGGGTGTGAAAAAAGAAAATATTATTTTTTGTGATTCTACTGGTGTAATTTATAAAGGACGCAAAGAGAACATGAACACCTATAAAGAGCGATGGGCTTGTTCTGCAAAAGCACGCAACCTAAAGGAAGCTTTAAAAGGTGCAGATGTTTTTTGTGGGCTTAGTGTGGCCGGCGCCATAGGGGCAGAAGAAATTAAAAGTATGGCGAAAAAACCCATTGTTTTTGCCTTAGCTAACCCAGATCCAGAAATTTTACCCGATTTAGCAAAGAAAGCTTGTCCCGATATTATTGTGGCCACTGGAAGAAGTGACTTTCCCAACCAAGTTAATAATGTTTTAGGTTTTCCTTTTATTTTTAGAGGGGCTTTAGATACTCACTCTACACATATTAATACAGAAATGAAATTAGCCGCCGTATATGCTTTAAGTAATTTAGCCAAACAAAATGTTCCCGACAGTGTTTCTTTGGCTTATAATAACGCCAAATTTTTATTTGGTCCGGAATACATTATACCAACTCCCTTTGATGAAAGAGTTTTAACCTCGGTAACCCCTGCCGTAGCCAAAGCGGCTATGGACTCTGGAGTGGCTAGAAAAAATATTGCAGACTTTGAACAATACACAGAAAGCCTTACAAAACTACAGGGTTTAAAACAAGGTTTTATTCGCACTGCCATTAATCGTATAAAAAATCACAATATTATCCATAAAGAAAAACCTATAAAAATTATTTTTGCAGAAGGGGAATGCAAGCGCATCTTAAAAGCTTTAAATACTTTAGCCTTAGATAAAATTTGTGAACCAACATTAATTGGCAACTTTGATAAAATACAAGCTTTAATAAAAGAAGAATCTTTACAAAATTTAGATGGCGTTTCGATTATTTCTCCTAAAGACAGCCCTAACTTTGAAAATTATATAAAAAAATTGTATGAAACTCGACAAAGAAAAGGAATTAGCCATGCCGAGGCCACTCGCTTAATGACTAATCCTTATTATTTTTCTGCAATGGCTTTGCACTCTGGAGATTTTGACACTTTAATATCAGGAGCTAAACAAAATTATGCCGATTGTTTAAAGCCTATTTTACAAATTATTGGCAGTAGAGAAAAACAAACTGTGGCGGGTTTAAATATTTTATTACTAGATGATAAAATGTTTTTTTTAACCGACACAACTGTGAACATAGAACCCAGCAGCGAACAACTTGCTCAAATTGCTATACAAACCTCTATTGTAGCAAAATACTATGGGCTTACCCCGCGCATTGCCATGCTTTCTTACTCTAATTTTAGTGGCAACACTCCTTTAGCTAAAAAAATGAAAGAAGCTACTCAACTAGTAAAACAAAACAAGCCCAATCTTATTATTGATGGCGAAATGCAAGGCGATACTGCGGTTAACACCGATATATTAAATAATATATTTTCTTTTTCTGACTTAAAAGAACCTGCAAATATTTTACTGTTTCCTAATTTGGCTGCCAGTAATATTTCGTATAAATTATTAAAGAACCTGGGAGGCCTAGAAGTTTTGGGGCCCTTCTTAACCGGCATTAAAAAGCCCGCAAATATTTTGCAGCGTGGAGCTAGTGTTGACGATATTATTGGCAGTATTACTTTAAGTGTAAAAGCGGCTCGCATTTACCAAAACCCTAAAAAACACAAATTGACTTATAATAGCGGTCACTAA
- a CDS encoding fatty oxidation complex subunit alpha, which produces MSMENVKLKDLGDVAVIVFDSAQERVNVLSSSVLKEFGELVEQVKNSQNFKALIIGSQKPKSFIVGADIKEIKTVTSKEDCVEMLNVAHNIFNTLEDLKIPKIAAINGHCLGGGCELVLACNYRIASDNSTLALPEVKLGIFPGFGGCIRLPKLVGLQGALSMILTGSMFNAKKALRLGLVDEVVPLSLLEEYSLSLAKKFIAKKKIIKPKKRKAPFTKKWINIFLESFLGRRIVYKKAKEGVLKQTKGFYPAPLAALDVIKSTYKKTTRKKALKLEAKFFSNVVVTTVSKHLIGLFFLTEKLKKQTGVSSSEIAPKPVATMAVLGAGTMGGGIAHLAANKKIFVRIKDLNYKSLSLALNFAQSLWKKAFKRRKITMYQMRSNMDLLSTTLNYSGFQNTDFVIEAVVENMNIKKSVITEMAKHTKDACIIATNTSSLSVTEMAQAHPNPENFIGMHFFNPVHKMPLVEIIRGEKTSDQTVATTFALAKKMGKIPVVVKDGTGFLVNRLLLPWMAEALLLFEEGESVEKIDAAFSKNFGMPMGPLRLIDEVGVDVAIKILHIFASKFSERIKVSSLCDELVKKNILGKKGLKGFYLYDQQSKEIGVNPDIYQELGIGQPQNLLKSQDILDRGFFTMINEASRALLEDKIVENPEDVDLAMIMGTGFPPFRGGLLHYADSLGAEYIVKQLEVLTNTAGFRFRPCSSLKAMAKASRKFY; this is translated from the coding sequence ATAAGTATGGAAAATGTAAAATTAAAAGATTTAGGAGATGTGGCGGTTATTGTTTTTGACAGCGCACAGGAGCGAGTTAATGTTTTATCCAGTTCTGTTTTAAAAGAATTTGGCGAGTTAGTAGAGCAAGTAAAAAACTCACAAAACTTTAAAGCTTTAATTATTGGCTCACAAAAACCCAAAAGCTTTATTGTTGGTGCCGATATTAAAGAAATAAAAACAGTAACCTCCAAAGAAGATTGTGTGGAGATGCTAAATGTGGCTCACAATATTTTCAATACTTTAGAAGATTTAAAAATACCTAAAATTGCTGCTATCAATGGTCATTGTTTGGGCGGTGGTTGCGAGTTGGTTTTGGCTTGCAATTATCGAATTGCCAGTGATAATTCTACCTTGGCTTTGCCCGAGGTTAAGTTAGGTATTTTTCCAGGCTTTGGTGGCTGCATAAGGTTGCCTAAATTAGTGGGGTTACAAGGGGCCTTGTCTATGATTTTAACAGGCTCTATGTTTAATGCTAAAAAAGCATTGCGATTGGGTTTGGTAGACGAGGTGGTGCCTTTAAGTTTATTAGAAGAGTACTCTTTATCTTTAGCTAAAAAATTTATTGCTAAGAAAAAAATTATTAAACCAAAAAAACGAAAAGCACCTTTTACAAAAAAATGGATTAATATTTTCTTAGAATCTTTTTTAGGTAGAAGAATAGTCTACAAAAAAGCTAAAGAAGGGGTGTTAAAACAAACTAAAGGCTTTTATCCAGCACCTCTTGCTGCCTTAGATGTAATAAAAAGTACTTATAAAAAAACGACTCGAAAAAAAGCTTTAAAGTTAGAGGCTAAATTTTTTTCTAATGTAGTAGTGACTACTGTTAGTAAGCATTTAATTGGTTTATTTTTTTTAACAGAAAAATTAAAAAAGCAAACGGGCGTTAGCTCCTCCGAAATAGCTCCTAAGCCAGTTGCTACAATGGCCGTATTAGGTGCTGGTACTATGGGTGGTGGCATTGCTCATTTAGCTGCTAATAAAAAGATTTTTGTACGCATTAAAGATTTAAATTATAAATCTTTAAGCTTAGCATTAAATTTTGCACAAAGTTTATGGAAAAAGGCTTTTAAAAGGCGCAAAATTACCATGTATCAAATGCGTTCCAATATGGATTTATTATCCACCACTTTAAATTATTCAGGCTTTCAAAATACCGATTTTGTTATCGAGGCTGTTGTAGAAAATATGAATATTAAAAAATCGGTAATTACAGAAATGGCCAAGCATACTAAAGACGCTTGTATTATTGCTACCAACACTTCGTCGTTAAGCGTAACAGAAATGGCCCAAGCTCATCCAAACCCTGAAAACTTTATTGGTATGCACTTTTTTAATCCCGTACATAAAATGCCACTAGTGGAAATCATTAGGGGAGAAAAAACTAGTGATCAAACCGTGGCCACCACTTTTGCATTAGCTAAAAAAATGGGAAAGATACCAGTAGTGGTAAAAGATGGAACGGGGTTTTTAGTAAATAGATTGCTGCTTCCTTGGATGGCAGAAGCATTGTTGTTGTTTGAAGAAGGGGAGTCGGTGGAAAAAATTGACGCGGCCTTTTCTAAAAACTTTGGCATGCCCATGGGGCCACTTAGGCTTATTGATGAGGTAGGAGTAGATGTAGCCATTAAAATTTTGCACATTTTTGCCAGTAAATTTTCCGAACGAATTAAGGTGTCGTCTTTATGTGACGAGTTAGTGAAAAAAAATATTTTAGGAAAAAAAGGTTTAAAGGGATTTTATTTGTATGATCAACAATCAAAAGAGATTGGTGTAAACCCAGATATTTATCAAGAGTTAGGTATAGGTCAGCCACAAAACCTTTTAAAAAGCCAAGATATTTTAGACAGAGGATTTTTTACAATGATTAACGAAGCTTCTCGAGCACTGTTAGAGGATAAAATTGTAGAAAATCCAGAAGATGTAGACTTGGCTATGATTATGGGCACAGGCTTTCCTCCATTTAGAGGAGGTTTGTTACACTACGCAGATAGTTTAGGTGCAGAATACATTGTTAAGCAGTTAGAAGTACTTACTAACACTGCGGGGTTTAGATTTCGCCCGTGCTCTTCTTTAAAAGCCATGGCTAAAGCGTCTAGAAAATTTTATTAA
- a CDS encoding ChaN family lipoprotein: MSIFRSVVFALISISFIHPIFATGAKIRVYDTQLQKFISPLDLFTAVPRQGQLVLGEEHYQEAIQKAEGDIVAGVLSAQAREKSFTICWEFLNYPDQKIINTTFSQFTQQLISITEVFAQLFTRSKPMLNYPYRHLFEVARSFKGKMVGINAPRKWKQVITKNGIAKLDKKLVPNNMELGGPFYKERFIKAISNHVSPEKVPNYFEAQSYTDSVMAESIQKMSNTKDLKFVVVGSFHSDFNDGLVAQLKKYNPKPTTSIKIIDITEFSNTERQNLFNPHPKYGVIADYIYTVDN; the protein is encoded by the coding sequence GTGTCTATATTTCGATCTGTGGTATTTGCTCTTATTAGTATTAGTTTTATTCACCCTATTTTTGCCACAGGTGCAAAAATACGAGTTTATGATACTCAATTACAAAAATTTATTAGTCCTTTAGATTTATTTACAGCAGTGCCTAGGCAGGGGCAGCTAGTATTGGGCGAGGAGCATTATCAAGAGGCTATTCAAAAAGCAGAGGGTGACATTGTTGCAGGAGTGCTGTCGGCTCAAGCTAGAGAAAAAAGTTTTACTATTTGTTGGGAGTTTTTAAATTACCCCGATCAAAAAATAATAAACACCACCTTTTCTCAATTTACTCAACAGCTTATTTCTATTACCGAAGTATTTGCACAATTATTTACTCGCTCAAAACCTATGCTTAATTACCCTTATCGCCATTTATTCGAAGTGGCTCGTTCTTTTAAAGGTAAAATGGTAGGCATTAATGCTCCTCGAAAATGGAAGCAGGTTATTACAAAAAATGGCATAGCAAAATTAGATAAAAAATTGGTACCTAATAATATGGAACTAGGAGGGCCTTTTTATAAAGAGCGTTTTATTAAAGCCATAAGCAATCATGTTTCCCCAGAGAAGGTTCCCAATTATTTTGAAGCACAAAGTTATACCGATAGTGTTATGGCAGAGTCTATACAAAAAATGTCTAACACAAAAGATTTAAAATTTGTTGTGGTAGGTTCCTTTCATTCTGATTTCAATGATGGTTTAGTGGCACAATTAAAAAAATATAATCCAAAGCCCACAACTAGTATTAAAATCATAGATATTACAGAATTTTCTAATACAGAGAGGCAGAATTTATTTAATCCGCACCCTAAATATGGGGTTATTGCAGATTATATTTACACCGTAGATAATTAA
- the metG gene encoding methionine--tRNA ligase, protein MKKNIICTAALPYANGPIHIGHLVEYLQVDFWTRFKKMQDHNCLYICADDAHGTPIMLKAKSLNITPQELTENMQKEHLKDFSTFEIQFDHYSSTNTSHNKDICYEVYESMKKNIVEKNIEQLYCNHDKMFLPDRFTKGTCPKCKAEEQNGDSCDVCGSTYSPTEVLHPQCSICGNTPVLKESSHLFYQLENFREFLKLWIKEHTPKEVQKKLQEWLEKELSNWDISRDKPYFGFEIPEHKDKFFYVWLDAPLAYLASTKEWAEKQNINFKAFWNAEDTEIYHFIGKDIVYFHCLFFPSMLKNSDYKLANNIFVHGHLTFQGKKMSKSKGTLISAKHFAETLNPLYLRYYLASKLNANASDIDFSIEDFTQKTNAELLSKITNLASRSIQMLNKKLDNKLSCCSKDGLLLIKKIQNANLEIAKLYNNREFSKALGIIRSLAEEANQYFDKKEPWKSIKNNSEEAHQVLTDIVNVFRILTIYLTPILPSYSKQVAALFNEDANYKWSDHDTVLENCDVQKYEHLLARIDSKDAEKLVVTA, encoded by the coding sequence ATGAAAAAAAATATAATTTGCACCGCAGCCCTTCCTTACGCCAATGGCCCTATTCACATAGGCCATTTGGTAGAGTATTTACAGGTGGACTTTTGGACACGCTTTAAAAAAATGCAAGATCATAATTGCCTATATATTTGTGCAGACGATGCCCACGGCACTCCAATAATGTTAAAAGCAAAAAGTTTAAACATTACACCACAAGAACTAACAGAAAATATGCAAAAGGAGCATTTAAAAGATTTTTCTACTTTTGAAATACAGTTTGACCATTACTCCAGCACAAACACCTCTCACAATAAAGACATTTGTTATGAAGTGTATGAAAGCATGAAAAAAAATATTGTAGAAAAAAATATTGAACAACTTTATTGCAATCATGATAAAATGTTTTTACCCGACAGATTTACCAAAGGCACTTGCCCTAAGTGCAAGGCCGAAGAGCAAAACGGAGACTCTTGTGATGTTTGTGGCAGCACCTACTCGCCCACTGAGGTTTTACATCCGCAGTGCTCTATATGTGGCAATACACCTGTGCTTAAAGAAAGCTCTCATTTATTTTATCAATTAGAAAATTTTAGAGAATTTTTAAAGCTGTGGATAAAAGAACATACTCCAAAAGAAGTACAAAAAAAGCTGCAAGAATGGTTGGAAAAAGAACTTTCTAACTGGGATATTTCTAGAGACAAACCGTATTTTGGCTTTGAAATTCCTGAACATAAAGATAAATTTTTTTATGTTTGGTTAGACGCCCCCTTAGCCTATTTAGCTAGCACAAAAGAATGGGCAGAAAAACAAAATATTAATTTTAAAGCCTTTTGGAATGCCGAAGATACAGAAATTTATCATTTTATTGGAAAAGACATTGTTTATTTTCACTGTTTGTTTTTTCCTAGTATGTTAAAAAATTCTGATTATAAATTGGCAAATAATATTTTTGTTCATGGCCATCTTACTTTTCAAGGAAAAAAAATGAGCAAAAGCAAGGGAACTTTAATTTCTGCAAAACATTTTGCAGAAACTTTAAACCCTTTGTACTTAAGGTATTATTTAGCTTCTAAATTAAATGCTAATGCTTCGGATATTGATTTTAGCATTGAAGATTTTACGCAAAAAACCAACGCCGAACTGCTTTCTAAAATTACTAATTTGGCCTCTAGATCTATACAAATGTTAAATAAAAAATTAGATAATAAACTTAGCTGCTGCTCTAAAGACGGTTTATTATTAATTAAAAAAATACAAAATGCTAACTTAGAAATTGCAAAGCTTTATAACAATAGAGAGTTTTCGAAAGCTCTTGGAATAATTAGAAGCCTTGCAGAAGAAGCCAATCAATATTTTGACAAAAAAGAACCTTGGAAAAGCATTAAAAATAACTCTGAAGAAGCCCATCAAGTGCTTACCGATATTGTAAATGTTTTTAGAATTTTAACGATTTATTTAACGCCCATTTTGCCATCTTACTCTAAACAGGTGGCTGCTTTATTTAATGAAGATGCTAACTATAAATGGAGTGATCACGACACGGTTTTAGAAAATTGTGATGTGCAAAAATACGAGCATCTACTAGCTCGTATTGATAGTAAAGATGCAGAAAAATTAGTAGTTACTGCTTAG